The Phycisphaerae bacterium region TTGAAAGGCATTGCCAGAATGATGTGTTGGTCATCCGCGTAGATGCGATGCATGTAGCAACTGTAGCGGTTGGAGATGAACCGGCTCACCTGTTTGCCGGCCAAGTCGATCTGGTAGATGCCGTTCCATGAACCGGCGAACAGCTTGTCGCCGACACGGGCAAGGCCCGTGAAGCCGAAACGGGCTCTCTTTTCGAGCACCGGCCGTCCGGCGGGCAGTTCGCCGAAAACGGGGTACGGCAGCTTCCGGAAATCCTCGCCGTCAAACGGAAACACATAACTGTGGACGCGCTCGCCGTCTGAGCGGATCTCCCACAGCGCCGGAACCGGCTTGTCGTTGGCGGCGTCGGCCGGATTGTGAAAGCCGTGCACGAATGAAACGACGAGATTGTTCTTGAAGCTCATATTGGGGCATGTTCTCCGGGATGACGTGATGAAGGGTCCTCGCAAGGTTCGTCACACAGAATCGAGCGGCAAATGGCGTCCATTGCCGCATCCTGCCCCGGACCCAACTCGGCCAGGCTGCGGATGTTGATCGAACGGACATTCAGGTCAAGGACCGTGACCCAGGATATTCGAATATTGGACCGAAAGAACAGGGCGTACGCGTACCGTCGGGCGAGATCCGTCCGCAGTTCCGGGTTCCAGGCGCCTGAGCAGATACCTTCGAGCTTCTCGAAGTAGTCCCGGGCCGAAGTGACGTCGTGGCTGAAGCCTCGCCCCGCATTCCAGCCGCCGCCGACCAGCATCACATGCTTGCCGAGGGCTGCGGCCTCGGCAGCCACCGTCGAAGTGTATACCAAAGCCCAGTCCGACAATCGGGCCACGGCGTGAGCGCTGACGTCCGACTCGGGTGGCAACACGTGGATGTTCGGCGGGAGGCTTGGAAACTCCCGTTCAATCTGTGGAAGCAGCGGGTCGCGGGCTTTCCACAGCTTCTCCGAAGGGTGGATCTTGACCACCAGGTGATGCTCAGGCCGGCGGCAGAAGAAGCGGATCGTCTCAGTGATCCAATCGTTGGCTGACTCGAATGCGGCGACCGTCTTGTTCCGGTCGGCATCGTAGCTGAGGTTCGGGAACATCCCGAACACCTTGCCCGCAATGCGGTCGGGCAGGCCGGCATGTCGGCGGGCTTCGCGAAGATCGGTGGTGTTGGTCTGCCAGTCGGCGCTGCGGTACTCGTAGGGCACGCGTTCACGGCGGAGCATATACTGGTCCAGCGCCTTTTCCTGTTCCGGTGTCAACGGGATGTGCTTCCATGTATCCCACTCCGGCATCATCGCTGAGCGGTTCGGCGGTCGATCATGTTCAAAGCGAATGCTGTAATAGCCCAGGCCTGACCGTATGACGTCCACCGGAATGCCCATCCTGCCGGCCACTCCGCGAATTACCCCCCAATCAACTTTCTTTCCGTCCTCTTCGATAACCTTGTCGACCTTCAACTGTTCGAGGGCTCGGAAGCCGACGGTGGTCATGTACAGAGCCGCCCGGACGAACTGCCGGGCCATGCCGGCGGTCTCGGGATCATTCGCGTCAAAGTAGCCGATCTTGTAGAAGCTTTCGATTGATTGCCGGACGTGCTCGCCGAGAGGAACGCCCCGATGCTCAAACGCATGCAGCGCGTGCAGGTCGACGTCGGCAGCGATCCGGTCGCATTCCTTGCGCTCGGCAGGCGTGATGAACTCGCTGTACCAGCGGCAGGGCAGGCCGATAGCCCTGGCGAAGGGCCCTGAGTTCTTGTGGCACCAGCGGGTGCAGGCGCTCTCGTAGTGGTCGACTTTTCGCATCGTGCAGGCCGGCAAGAACTCATCGCACTGCAGCAAGGTGACCGTTGCCCCCCGCATCCGCAACCCTTGGCCAATAATGCCCATCCGGGAGAAGTGAACCTCGCCCCCGACCACTCCGGCGATCAAGACGTTGCGGTACTTGAGGTCCGGCCAGGGATCGACCGGCAGCGGATCGCAGGCAATCTGCCGAAGCTTGGCGATGAAACCCGGGCCTTTCAGTATCGGAACGCCTACCTTGGTCTTCATATTTGCCCTGCAGGCCCTTTTTCGCAGTCACCTTGCCAGGTCCGCTGCGGCTGGCTCGTCGGGACCTGTTGGATGTAACATCTTGTTCGACAATGAGATACGGCCGCATTTGGGCAGCAAGGCGGTCTCATTGCCCTGGATGGTTTATCGGTCGTATTCCGGCCGTGGTTAAGCAAAGGTCTGTGCGCGGCTGCCCCGCAGGTGGGTCGAACAGGGCATCGGTTTCAAGTTCTGAAGCGCACGACCCGGGCGGGGTTGCCCATGACCACGGCCCAGGCGGGGATGTGGCCTCGGATCTGGGTGTTGGCGCCGATGACGGCGCCGTTACCGATCCGCGCGCCTCGGCCGACAAAGGTATAGGCCGCACCCCAGACGTCCTCGCCGATGTAGACGGGTTCGTGCCGGTAGCCCTGCCGCATGAAGGGCTCGCGGGTAAGGTAGTTGTGTTCCGAGGATATGATGGTGCAGTAACTGGCAAAGGCGGTTCGCCGGCCGATGATCACGTCGGCACCAGCGTTGACGATCGTGCCCATGCCGAGCTGGGCATTCTCGCCAAGAATGATACGGCCGTCGCGGGCGGCAACCAGCCTGACGTTGGTGTCGAGGACGACCCCGTCGTGCAAGATGATGCTGCCGTTCTCTCGGATCTTGAGGTCAACGCCGGGCATCAGCGTTACATCCTCACCGATGGTGATGTTTCTCGGATCGCCGTCAAATCGGAGCATCAGAGGCCCGAGGACGCGGAGGCCCTTGCCGACGCGTATGCCATGACGGCGGAAGACCCAGCGATAGTAGTGTGCCCAGAAGCCCTTGGTTCGCCGGGTGGTGCGAGGGGCCCCGATGAGCAATGGCACGTCGTCAGGACCGTGTGGGAAAGAGTCGAAATCCTTTGGCCCGGGAGCCCCCGTCCGCAGGCGATCGACCAGGTCTGCGATTCTTCGAATCGTATCGATGTTTAGAACGTCGGCCAGTATTGGCGTCGGTATCTGCACCCTGAAGCCGGTTTCGACGGCCGTAAGCAGCGAGACCAGTCCAAGCGAATCGATCAACCCGGAGGTGACCAGCGGCTCGTCGTCACCGACCCGGGCGAACCGACCGGCCCGAACCTGCGACAGGACCTGGGTCACGCAACGTCGGACCGCCGAGAGCGTCGATTCGGCGGTCGTGGCGGCATTGGGGGAGCACGATGCGGATTCCGGCGATCGTGAATCGGCGATCATCTCAATGTATCGGTCGCGATTGACGTTTCGCGAGATCTTTCCCGAGGTGCTCTTGCGCAGCCACATATGTTCGAGCAGGCAGACGTCGGCAGGGGCGACCTCGGTTGCCCGGGCGATACGGGCGAGCACGTCGCGTCGGATCGATTCCCGTTTCTCCGGATCGGTCTCCTGCGTCTCAGCAAGGATGATCAGATCTTCGGTTCCGGACCGCTCATTGGGCACGCCGATGGCCGCGCAACGGCCGGGGATGATGCCCGGCGTCGCGCTGACGATTTCCTCAATATCCTGCGGATAGATGTTCTGCCCGCGGATGATCAGCATGTCGTTCTTGCGGCCGGTAACATACAACTGCCCGTCCGCCACATAGCCCAGGTCGCCGGTGAAGTAGGCACCGTCGCGGAGGGCTTTAGCGGTCGCCTCAGGGTTGTTGTCGTAACGGGTCAGCAGACAGGGCGTGCGGAGAACGATTTCGCCAAGCCGGCGATCGGGCAGCGGCCGTCCCTGGTCATCGACGATAGTAATCTCGGTCTGCGGCAGGGGGGTGCCCGAGCTGATCATCCTGCGGCAGGTTGGCGAATCGGCAGGGGCAGGTATCGCCTGACCGGTTCCGGCGAACGTCGGTCCATCGATGCAGTCGTCGGCCAGCGGGCCGTCAAAGCCGCCCGAAGTGACGGCAAACGTGTTCTCGGCCATGGCATACGAGCTGCACAAAGCGGTATTGCTCAGGCCGCAGGCCGCGAATCGCCGCACAAACTGCTCATGGCTACGACTCAGAAGGGGTTCGGAGCAGTTCACGATGCCGCGAAGGCTCGAAAGGTCAATGCCCGCCAGCTCGGTATCCGTCACGGTCGTTGCCATGAAGCTGTAGGCGAAGTTGGGCAGCCACGACAGCGTGCCGCGGAAGTCGGAAATCGCTTGGAGCCACATGGCCGGACGCTGGACCCACTCGAAGGGGCACATGGCGACCAGAGGCACTTGCCTGATAAAGGGCAGCATGAAGCAGGCGATCAGACCCATGTCGTGATACAGCGGCAGCCAACTGACGATGCGATCGGACGAATCGAGGCGTATGGCATCCGCGTAATGGTCAACTTGCCAGAGCAGTGCCCGGTGCGATATGGCCACGCCTTTCTTGGCGCCGGTGGTGCCGCTCGAGTACTGGAGGAAGGCGATCGTCTCAGGATCGTCGGGCATGTGCCACGCGGGTGCCTCGGTAGTCTTGGGAACCTCGTCGACGACATACGACGGCACGGCCGCATCTCGGAACATCGTAAGAGCTTCCGGCTGATCGCCGAGACGGGAGTAGGTCAGCAGCAGTCTGGGTTTCGCTCCCGCCAGCAGCGAGGCGAGCATCTTGAGATACTCATGCGCTGAGATCTTGGGTGATGGACAAGACCAGAAGCTGGGCACGAACCCGCCCAGAATCGCGCCGATGAAGGATGCATAGGCGTCGAGCGAGTGCCGAAGGATAATGACCATTCGATCGCCGGGGACCAGACCGGCCTGGCGATAGAAACTTGTGTAGCGCCCGGCTTCATTGAGCACGTCGCGATAGCTGAACCGTTCGGGTTCGCCGTCCGCGTGCAGCAGGCAGAGGAACTCCGCGCAGTCGGGCGTTTCGGCGTTCTTTGCCAGCCGTTGGGGAATGGTCGCGGGCATCGTCTCAATGACGCTCATCAAGCCACTCACACAATTCCTGCTGATGGTCGCGGGCATACATCAGGAACCGTTCCATACGGTCCTTCTCGACCAGCATGATGTAGTATCGCCCCTGTTGATTCCTCACCAGGGCGGTCTTGAAGCCCTGGTCGCGAAGCCGGGCGTTTACCGAAGGCGTCGCATAGAAGCCCCAGTCCTTGGCAGTGACGTCATACTCGTGGCCGCGCGGGGTGACGAAGGTTACCATTTCATCGGGATCGAGGAAGACTCGCCCGCAGTCGGAAATCTCGATCGCCCCGGTCCTGCCGACACTGAACTTGCGGGGCGGATTGTTCTCCTCAAACTTCATGTCCACTTCCACTCCTTGATCAGGAAATCCTTGATGACCCAGCGGCCGTCTTCCCTCGTCCAGATGGCGGGGTTGCGGAAACGGTCCTCGATCTGCCGGAATTCATCGACGGTGATACCCAGATACTTGCAGAAGCCTTGAATATCGTCATGCGGCGTCTGGTCGCCGCGCTCGGCGATGATTCGGACGGCTTCCTCGCGCGTCAGGCGACCGTTGCGGATCTCGATGGCCAGGTTGTCCCACAGTCGGGTGAAACCGAACTTGAACCACTTGAAATGGTGATGAACGGAGATGAAATGGCAATCGATATCGGCATAGTCGTAGAGGCCGACGCGGGGTCCTCGAGCGTCGGCCTGGAATCCACGCGCGGTCGCGACCCGCTTGCTTTCCCATGGGTCCCAGGGCAGGTAGTAGCCGAGGAAGATCGACATGATCCGCTTTCCCGAGAACTGCTCCTGCGGCGGCAGGCGGTACGGTTCGAGGTCCTTGAGAGTGAGTTCTTCGTCGACCCAGTCCTCGGCCGTGGTGCCTTGCAGGATTCCATGGCGTCGAAGGGTGTCCGGGTCCCAGCGGTCGATCTCAATTTCCCGGTCGGTTCCGCCGTACTCCATGTAAGGGCTTTCGCCCCAGACGACCATCGGGATATCCATCGCTAGTGCGATCTTGAGCGGTATGGCATACAGGGCCATGTGCATGGGCACCGCCGAGCTGCCCGTCTTGCGCAGGGCCTTGAGCGTGAACCGCCGCTCCACTTCGGGATGAATCGTGAAATCGATATGATCGACGCCCAGGCGGATGAGATTATCCAGGTTGCGTTGACCGATCTCGGTTCGTCCGGGCGTTCGCCACGTGACCGCAAGGATGCGGAGGCCATATTCGAGGCAGACGATTGTCTGCCACGTGCTGTCCTTGCCGCCGCTGACGGGGATGACGCAGTCGTAGCCGAGGCTTCGCCGCTTGGCCTCCGAGATGATCTCTGCCAACCGTTGCTTTCTGCCCGCCCAGTCGATCTCTCGCTTGGCGGCGACTGATTTGCAGGCATTACAAACCCCCTCCGAGTCGAGAACGATTCCAGGGCGGGTGTCGGGCAGGACACAGCGGGTGCAGTACTTCATGATTGTGTGCTCCCGCAGAGTGCCGTATCGCGGTCGGGCGTCACGGAACCCGGAGTGCCGCGGGCCCATTGCTCCAGGAACAGCTTGGCGCTCACAAAGTTGAACAGGAACTTGCTGAAGCTGTTGCTGAGCGTCTCTTCGCCGAGCAGCGCCTCGATCCGGTCGCGGCGGATCAGATCGAAGATCGGCCCCTCCGAGAGCAGGAAATCTCGATCCTCCGGGTCGCGCGGGTCGAAAAGAGCGTGGAAACTCGCGTTGAAGCCTTTCTTCTGCCGGTCGAGGCGAACCTTGTCGTTGAGAATGCCCTTGACCGCCTCGCGCAGCACGTATTTGCCGTAGCCGTCGCGGATGAGGTGCTCGGGCGGAATCGAAAAGGCGAACTGAAACAACCGCGAGTCCAGGTAAGGGCTGCGGTTCTCAACGCTGTAATACATCGAGTTCAGGTCATCTTCGTGGAGGATGACCGGCGTTGCCTCGTGGAACAACTCATTGAGCATCCGGTTTCGCAACAGGGAATCGCAGAATCGCTCCTCGAAGAAGGCCTCCCTGAAGTCGCAGGTGAGCATTTCCGCGAATACGTGGTTATTGCGGTAGATGTGGTCGCGGAAATCCGGGTTGTCGAAGTAAAGTCCTGGGTTCTTGAGGTGCGGGTTGCGAACAAATCGTCCCGGGCCGTCATGCCAGTCGGCAAGCCAGGTGGCGAAGTCCGGATGGTGCCGAACCTCGTACAGGTGCAGGTTGAAATGGTCGTAATAGCCGGTGACCAGCTCGTCGGCGGCCGTACCCGAAACGGCCACCCGAAAGCCCCCGCGAGAGATCATCTCCGAAAGGCACGAGTGGATGCAATAGGTCAACGTGTAGACCGGGGCGTCATGGTAGCGCACCAATTCCTCGAGACGCCGCCGCATGTCCCGGTGCGGAATGCTCATGACGTGGTGGCGGCAACCGAGATCGTCCACGGTGGCCCGGATATTGTCGAACTCGTTGTACCGCTCGTCCTCGTCGCTGATGGAGAAAGTGGTGACGTCGTAGTTGAAGACCTTGGCGGCGATGGAGGCGATGGCCCCCGAGTCGATGCCTCCGCTCAGGCAAAAGGCCAGTGGCACATCTGCCCTCAGGCGTATGCGGATGCTCTCCTGCAGATAGTGACGAAAGCCCTCGACGGCCTCGCCCAGCGTCATGTCGCGAGGCGTGTACTGCGGCACCCAATAACGTTGCAGGCGCGGCCTGAGATCGTCCCGGATCTCCAGGTTCGACGCATACGGCACCTCGCGCACCTCTGTGAAAAACGTCTCCGGTTGCTTGTAGAGCGATTTGTAGCCGTTGACAAGGTAACGGAGGACCTGCCGCTGATTGATCGCCAGCGGTCTGTCGGCGAGGGCTTGAAGAAACTTGACCTCGGACCCGAAATAGACGCCGTCATCGTCGGCGATGTAATACAGCGGCTTCTCGGCAAAGCGATCTCGCGAAAGAAAGATGCGGTGCTCGCCTCGATCATAAATCGCGAAGCTCCACATGCCCTCGAACTTCTCGACGCAACCCGGTCCATAGGCCAGGTATGATTGAAGCAGGACTTCGGTGTCCGACTCGGTGTTGAAGCTGATCCCCCGTCGCTCGAGATCCTCTCGCAGCTCAACGTAGTTGTAGATTTCGCCGTTGAAGACCAGGTGGTGGTCGCCGATGCTGAACGGCTGGTTGGAGCGAGGATCCAGATCGAGGATGCTGAGCCTGGAGTGGAGAAGCACGACGTGAAGGTCGCCATCGCGGAAGACCGTATGGGCCTGATGGTCCGGGCCGCGATTGCGCATCAGGGCCAGCGTCCGGTCGATTCTATCAGGACCGATTTCCGACCGGCCGATGTATCCGGCGATGCCGCACATACGAGCGCTTCCGTGCAGGGCGGACCGCCCAGGCCGCGGGCCGCAAATGGGGGTCCTTTTGAGCAGGGCCACGTGCGCAAAATGCGCACTTGTCCCGTCTTAAGAGTTCACCGTCTTCCTGGCCGACGTCGGCGCAGGGATTTTGCCCCTATGTCCATCGGAACCGTTGGCGGTCTGTCTCCAATACGGCTCGGAAAGTCCCCCCGAACCCGGTTTCCGCGGCCTGCGGCGCCAGCCGAAGGCGAGGTTTGTCTGGCATTCGATGTCCCGGGTTGCTATACTGTAAGTATCGTGGCGGCCAAAGGTTGCGAAGAGGCGTTGCCGGGGACGCGGGGAATCGGGAGCACCAGGCTTGACTAACTCGAAGGACATTGCCGCCGCTGTTCTACTGAGCCTTGGATGCGGGGCCGGTGCCGTTCTTGCCGCACCAGTCGACAGGCCGCGGGCGGCCGTGACCGCCCAAGGCTGGTGGTCGCTTCGCGCCCAGACGACGCTGAAGGGAAGGGGATTGCCGGCGGATGGGCCGGGGGCCCTCAAATCGCTTCGATCGGCACTTTCCTCAAAGACCGCTTTTGCCGTGGAGCAAGGTCGATCTCTTCTGGACGAGCAGGGTGTCGTTCGCGCCTACCAGTTTGACCTGCCAGGCGGCGGGGCCGTCGTTATTGCGGCCGACGATGCCGTTTCCCCCGTTTTCTTCTACTCCTTGGACGGCAAGTTCGACCCCGCTGTGCCGCCGGCGGCGGCGATATGGGATGAGTTTTGTCGGCAGGTGAAGGAGAACGCGTCTCGGCCCGACGGCAACGCCCCCCATACTTCCTGGCGAGTAATCGAGCAGTCATTTGCCGGTCGGCTTGATCCGGCCTTCACAGCGGCGGCGAATCCTATTCCCGACGTCGGCTCATCGGCGATATCCCGCGGGCCGCTCCTGCGGACGCGCTGGCACCAGGATGAGCCATACAACCTCTTGGCACCCGAGCGGCTCGACTGTACTCTTCCGGCCCATTACTGCCGATGCCCGATCGGTTGCGTGGCGACCTCTCTTGCTCAGATCCTTGCTTTTTGGCAGAGCCCGCTTTTCGGCACCGGGGGTCCGGCCGGCGGAGAGTGCTACACCTGGAACAACGGAGATCCTGAATCCTCGCGTTGGCCCTCGCTGTGTTTCGACCGCTCGTGGTATGACGGCCGGTATCTGCCGGTCTGTGACGATGCCGACGCGCCCTTCTACGACTGGCACAACATGTCGGAAACGGTTTCCGCCACGGACCCGTCTGTGATGCAGGATGCGGTCGCCAAGCTGTGTTATCACTGTGCGGTGTCGCTAAAAACGGGTTTCTGCAGCGGCGGGGAGCAGCTATCGGGGGCGATTAGCGATCCGGCCGTGCCTGTTCGCTATTTCGGTTTTGCGGCCGGGGGCTGCCTCATCTCGAAATCAGGTTTCTCCGAAGACCATTGGTTTGAGGAGATCAAGCGGCAGATCGATTTGGGTTGGCCTCTGTGGTATGACGTTCCCAACCATAGCATCGTGGTGGACGGTTATGCCGAGGATATCGTCGGAGGCACGAGCGAACGCCGTTTCCATGTGAACATGGGATGGGGCGGCGCCTCAAACGGGTGGTATCTCATCGGCAGCATGCCCAGGATGCCCGGTTACGAGGGGGCAGTGGTGAACCTTCGTCCGGCCGGTTTCGGCGGGGGCCCGCGAATCAGAGAAGTGGACGCCGACGGTCGATCGGGTGAATACGCCACTATTCAGGCGGCCATCAACGCTTCCACCGACGGTGACGAGATCGTTCTGAGGCCGGGGGTTTACACCGGATGGGGTAATCGGGACCTGGATTTCTGGGGCAAAGCGATCACCGTCCGAAGCGTAAACCCGGACGATCCCGCCGTCGTGGCCGCGACGATTATCGACTGTCAGGGCGTGCAATCGCGACCGCGACGCGCCTTTCTGTTTCACAGTGGCGAGACGACCGGCTCCACCGTGGCCGGTTTGACCATTACGGGCGGGTACGCGCCGACGCATTTGATTGGCGATCAGATCGTCTCTGTGGGCGGTGCAGTTCTTTGCGCCGGAGCGAGTCCCACCATACGGCAATGCGTGATCAGGGCCAATTCCGCCGGGCTGGCCGGAGGCGGGGTCTTCAGCTTCGGCGAGGCCGGCCCCGTCATCCAGCGTTGCGTCATCGCGGGCAACTCGGCTGCCGGCGGTGGGGCAGTTGCAGCCTGGCTTGACAGCAGCCCGAAGTTGGAGAGTTGCCTCCTGACCGGCAACACCGCTTCAGAAGGAGCAGCGCTGCACTACTGGGAGGCCGGCCGGGCGGAGGTTGTCAACTGCACGCTCAGCGGCAACAGGTTGACCGACGACGACGGCCGGATCGTCGTTTGTCAGGGCGGCGACGTCGCGCTGACCAACTCACTTCTATGGAATGAAACGACCGGCGGAGCCCGCGAGATTGCCGTGCGAAACGCGCAGTCGTCCAGCCGGGTTTTGGTGTCACACACCGACGTCCGAGGTGGGCAAGCGGCTGTTGTGGTGGAGTCGGGAGCCGTTCTCGATTGGGCGGCGGGCAACATCGAAGGGAATCCGGGTTTCATCTCCGCGTCCGGAGCCGATGGGGATCCCCTGACGTGGCACGACAATGATTATCGGCTTCTTGATGGCTCTCCCTGCGTGGAGGCGGGTGACAACCTGGTGCTCGCGGGTGAAACCGCGAAGGATCTCGACGGCAACCCCCGCCGGGCCGGCTCCAATGTGGACATGGGAGCTTACGAGTTCGGCTCGTTCGCCGATTGCGACGCCGATGGCATTCCCGACCGTGACCAACAGGACCGCGATCACGACACACGGATCGATGCGTGTGACAACTGTCCCGACAGCCCGAATGCCGCACAAGAAGACTTGGACAGCGACGGTGTTGGCGATGCCTGTGACCCCGATATTGATGATGACGGGGTGAGCAACGGGAACGATAACTGCCCGCGGACGGGCAATGCCGATCAACAGGACACCGACACCGACGGCGTTGGAGATGCGTGTGACAATTGCCCGCTGGTGAGCAATCCCGATCAGGCTGACGCGGACGGAGACGGCACGGGCGACGAGTGTGCGGCCGCCAGACTCTATGTGGATGCGCGCGCCTCGACGCACGGCGACGGGAGGAGTTGGTCGACAGCCTTCGCCAGTTTGGAGAAGGCTTTGTCGTCGGCGGCCGCGTCCGCAGGCCGCACGACGGAAATCTGGGTGGCCGCGGGCGTTTATCGACCGTCTCGAAGGATCGTTCCTGAGATAGACGGTTCTGCCACCTTTGTGATTCCGCCCCGCGTCGGCGTTTACGGCGGCTTCGCCGGCTCGGAGACCGCCCTCGAGGAACGAAGGCCGCTGTTGAACCGCACCGTGCTCAGCGGCGACCTGAAGGCAAACGATGTTCCCGGTAGCGGACGCAGCGGTCCGAGTCGACGCGACAACTGTCATCACGTGGTGACGATCGAGGGGGGGGACGCGACAACCGTTCTGGACGGCTTCGTAGTCACGGCAGGAAACAGCATGACCCGAGGTGGCGGCATGGTCATCCTCGACGGGGCCCCGATCATTGCCGATTGCCGGTTCATTGACAACCAGAGCAGCGATGGCGGAGGCATCTACATCATCGGGGCCGCTCCCCGGCTGACCAATTGTCTCTTTTTGGGGAATCGCGCCGTGAACGGCGGCGGTGTTTACATCGGCAGCGGTGATCCGATTCTGTCCGGTTGCGTCTTCAGCGGCAATTCGTCTTCCTTCGGCGCGGGGGGCCTTTTCTGCGGGCTAGGCAGGACGACGCTGCTCAACTGCACCGTGATCGGCAACAGCACAAGCGCGTACGGCGGCGGGGCGTACATTGCTTCCGGCGCAGCCGCCAACGTCACGAACTGCATCTTCTGGGGCAACATGCGGCAAGGGGCGGCAAGTGCGAAGTCGCAGCTTGAGGTGGCCGGCACCGCAACCGTCGCGCACTGCGCGATCCAGGGTAGCCAGGGGCTTTGGGAAGACCAGAACAACACCTGGCGCAATCCGATGCTTGTAGATCCGGACGGTCCCGATGACGTGCCGGGTACCGAGGACGACGATTGGCATCTCCTGGCCTCATCGCCTTGCGTGGACGCAGGTACACCGCTTGCGCCCGATGCGGTCACGCCGCTCGATGTGGACGGCGAGGCCAGAGTGCGGAATTGTCGCATCGACATCGGCGCTGACGAATCGGCTTTCCATCGCGACTGCAACGGCAATGCGATACCCGACGCCTGTGAGGTCCTTGATGGAACCGGCTCCGATTGCGACGCAAACGGAGTGTTGGATTCGTGCGAGGTCTT contains the following coding sequences:
- a CDS encoding AMP-binding protein gives rise to the protein MSVIETMPATIPQRLAKNAETPDCAEFLCLLHADGEPERFSYRDVLNEAGRYTSFYRQAGLVPGDRMVIILRHSLDAYASFIGAILGGFVPSFWSCPSPKISAHEYLKMLASLLAGAKPRLLLTYSRLGDQPEALTMFRDAAVPSYVVDEVPKTTEAPAWHMPDDPETIAFLQYSSGTTGAKKGVAISHRALLWQVDHYADAIRLDSSDRIVSWLPLYHDMGLIACFMLPFIRQVPLVAMCPFEWVQRPAMWLQAISDFRGTLSWLPNFAYSFMATTVTDTELAGIDLSSLRGIVNCSEPLLSRSHEQFVRRFAACGLSNTALCSSYAMAENTFAVTSGGFDGPLADDCIDGPTFAGTGQAIPAPADSPTCRRMISSGTPLPQTEITIVDDQGRPLPDRRLGEIVLRTPCLLTRYDNNPEATAKALRDGAYFTGDLGYVADGQLYVTGRKNDMLIIRGQNIYPQDIEEIVSATPGIIPGRCAAIGVPNERSGTEDLIILAETQETDPEKRESIRRDVLARIARATEVAPADVCLLEHMWLRKSTSGKISRNVNRDRYIEMIADSRSPESASCSPNAATTAESTLSAVRRCVTQVLSQVRAGRFARVGDDEPLVTSGLIDSLGLVSLLTAVETGFRVQIPTPILADVLNIDTIRRIADLVDRLRTGAPGPKDFDSFPHGPDDVPLLIGAPRTTRRTKGFWAHYYRWVFRRHGIRVGKGLRVLGPLMLRFDGDPRNITIGEDVTLMPGVDLKIRENGSIILHDGVVLDTNVRLVAARDGRIILGENAQLGMGTIVNAGADVIIGRRTAFASYCTIISSEHNYLTREPFMRQGYRHEPVYIGEDVWGAAYTFVGRGARIGNGAVIGANTQIRGHIPAWAVVMGNPARVVRFRT
- a CDS encoding N-acetyl sugar amidotransferase encodes the protein MKYCTRCVLPDTRPGIVLDSEGVCNACKSVAAKREIDWAGRKQRLAEIISEAKRRSLGYDCVIPVSGGKDSTWQTIVCLEYGLRILAVTWRTPGRTEIGQRNLDNLIRLGVDHIDFTIHPEVERRFTLKALRKTGSSAVPMHMALYAIPLKIALAMDIPMVVWGESPYMEYGGTDREIEIDRWDPDTLRRHGILQGTTAEDWVDEELTLKDLEPYRLPPQEQFSGKRIMSIFLGYYLPWDPWESKRVATARGFQADARGPRVGLYDYADIDCHFISVHHHFKWFKFGFTRLWDNLAIEIRNGRLTREEAVRIIAERGDQTPHDDIQGFCKYLGITVDEFRQIEDRFRNPAIWTREDGRWVIKDFLIKEWKWT
- the asnB gene encoding asparagine synthase (glutamine-hydrolyzing) encodes the protein MCGIAGYIGRSEIGPDRIDRTLALMRNRGPDHQAHTVFRDGDLHVVLLHSRLSILDLDPRSNQPFSIGDHHLVFNGEIYNYVELREDLERRGISFNTESDTEVLLQSYLAYGPGCVEKFEGMWSFAIYDRGEHRIFLSRDRFAEKPLYYIADDDGVYFGSEVKFLQALADRPLAINQRQVLRYLVNGYKSLYKQPETFFTEVREVPYASNLEIRDDLRPRLQRYWVPQYTPRDMTLGEAVEGFRHYLQESIRIRLRADVPLAFCLSGGIDSGAIASIAAKVFNYDVTTFSISDEDERYNEFDNIRATVDDLGCRHHVMSIPHRDMRRRLEELVRYHDAPVYTLTYCIHSCLSEMISRGGFRVAVSGTAADELVTGYYDHFNLHLYEVRHHPDFATWLADWHDGPGRFVRNPHLKNPGLYFDNPDFRDHIYRNNHVFAEMLTCDFREAFFEERFCDSLLRNRMLNELFHEATPVILHEDDLNSMYYSVENRSPYLDSRLFQFAFSIPPEHLIRDGYGKYVLREAVKGILNDKVRLDRQKKGFNASFHALFDPRDPEDRDFLLSEGPIFDLIRRDRIEALLGEETLSNSFSKFLFNFVSAKLFLEQWARGTPGSVTPDRDTALCGSTQS